A genomic window from Salirhabdus salicampi includes:
- a CDS encoding DUF421 domain-containing protein, whose product MQWMQFYLLDQVVIFIVGYIIFRIIGKKAVQQMTAFDLFFVILIGANLLLGKYNGELWTSVFTSFIFALLYKGFSYLLLHQICRWFLVPAPVVLIRNGRINMKGLKQAKMSIKQLLGKIREKGYSKIPEIELAMMEEDGAISVIPIKKTNSTLKEHVDHHTIPIPVVMDGEILDLNLQYLNRTRDWLNDQLQKYNESLDTVCQIKLAFLNEHGEVEVDTMNKVFLESPNEAVQD is encoded by the coding sequence ATGCAATGGATGCAGTTTTATTTACTTGATCAAGTCGTGATCTTTATAGTCGGGTATATCATTTTTCGCATAATCGGAAAAAAAGCAGTACAACAAATGACAGCCTTCGACTTATTCTTTGTCATTTTAATTGGGGCAAACCTTTTACTCGGTAAATATAACGGGGAACTTTGGACTAGTGTTTTCACTAGTTTTATCTTTGCTCTACTATATAAAGGATTTTCCTACTTACTGTTACATCAGATTTGCCGTTGGTTTCTCGTACCCGCTCCGGTTGTATTAATTCGTAACGGGCGTATAAATATGAAAGGATTAAAACAAGCAAAGATGTCTATAAAACAGTTATTAGGGAAAATTCGGGAAAAAGGGTACTCAAAAATTCCTGAAATCGAATTAGCGATGATGGAGGAAGATGGGGCTATAAGTGTAATCCCGATAAAGAAAACAAATTCCACATTAAAAGAACATGTGGATCATCACACAATCCCGATTCCGGTCGTAATGGACGGAGAAATTTTAGACTTGAATCTGCAATATTTGAACCGGACGAGAGATTGGTTAAATGATCAACTGCAAAAATATAATGAAAGTTTAGATACAGTATGCCAAATTAAACTCGCTTTTTTAAATGAGCACGGTGAAGTGGAAGTAGACACGATGAACAAAGTTTTCTTGGAATCACCGAACGAAGCAGTACAAGATTAG